A portion of the Bacteroidia bacterium genome contains these proteins:
- a CDS encoding 4Fe-4S dicluster domain-containing protein: MSAKKYFQDIKLGISTTLGGMRATIRHFFIGARRRRVPMGIDNPDYFKQPDGLVTIHYPKEKVPVPDTGRYRLHNEIDDCIGCKACARDCPVNCITIETISAVEDLGTTSDGTKKKLWLAVYDIDMAKCCYCGLCTAACPTECLTMTKVYDFAEYDRDNLLYHFGNLTPQQAAEKRKQLEESKKNKNAVKAESSTTVVEEKKQETPTTQAPGGRKKPIMKR; this comes from the coding sequence ATGTCTGCTAAGAAGTATTTCCAAGATATAAAATTAGGTATATCCACTACATTGGGTGGTATGAGGGCTACTATACGCCATTTTTTTATTGGTGCTAGGCGTAGACGCGTTCCCATGGGAATAGACAATCCTGATTATTTTAAGCAACCTGACGGTTTAGTAACTATACACTATCCTAAAGAGAAAGTTCCTGTACCCGATACAGGCAGATATAGACTACATAACGAAATTGATGATTGTATTGGTTGCAAAGCCTGCGCTCGAGATTGTCCCGTGAATTGTATTACTATCGAAACTATTTCTGCAGTAGAGGACTTAGGCACCACTTCCGATGGCACAAAGAAAAAACTTTGGCTTGCTGTGTATGACATTGACATGGCAAAATGCTGCTATTGTGGATTATGTACTGCTGCATGCCCCACAGAATGCTTGACAATGACCAAAGTATACGACTTCGCCGAATATGACCGAGATAACTTACTCTATCACTTCGGAAATCTGACCCCGCAGCAAGCCGCAGAAAAACGAAAACAATTGGAAGAGTCTAAGAAAAATAAAAATGCCGTCAAAGCAGAGAGCAGCACCACCGTAGTGGAAGAGAAAAAACAAGAAACACCCACTACACAAGCACCAGGAGGTAGAAAAAAACCTATTATGAAGCGATAG